The sequence CTATTTTAGCTAAAGGTAGTCCAGGAGAACAGCTAATTAAATTAAACTCACACCAGAAAATTCAGAAAATCTATTTACTAAATGAATTATAAATTTGATAAATACTTAATAGTTATAATTTTAACTTTAGGTTTTTTCTTACGTTTAAAAGGTATTGATTTTGCTTTACCTTTTCTTTATGATGAGGATGAATCTAGACGAGTTAATCAAGCTTGGCAAATATTGGTTAGTCGCGATCCTAATCCTCGGTGGTTTGGTCATCCCGCTAGTACTTTAATTTATCTCCAGACTATTAATCAATTACTAATTTTTTGGATAGGAAAACTACTAGGATTTTTCGCTAATTTTAGTGACTTTCAAGATTTATATTTTCATAATCCAACCATATTTTATTTAACTGGTCGTGCTTGGCTAATCGCGATCGATACTGGTACGATTTTCGTAACCTATCTAGTTGGTAAGGAATTAAAAAACCACTATGTAGGTTTAATTGCTGCTCTTTTAATAGCTGTTACTCCTTTACAAGTCAAATATGCTAAAATCATCCGTTCTGATATATTAGTAACTTTTTTCCTAGTTTTATCTTTTCTATTCTGTTTGAAAATTTTAGCTAAAAATACTCGAAACAATTACTTATTATCTGGAGTTTTCTTAGGCTTAGCTATAGTCACTAAGTACCCCGCATTAATGTTGACACCAAGTATCATTATAGCTCATTTAATTAGTAATCAATCCCAATGGTGGCAAGAAAGACATAAACTTTTTTTAACTGCTTATTCCTGTTTGTTAACTAGTTTTTTAGCTTCACCTTTTTTGTTTATTAATATGGGGATAACTCTGAGTAATATTAGGCACGAAGCTAGGGATGGTAATCTAGGCGCTAATAGCGAAGGTTTTCTTAGTAATTTATTTTGGTATTGGCATCATCCTTTAGAATATTCTGTGACTATTTACGGATTGGTTTTAATTGTAATTGGCTTATTTTTTTGTGGCTACTTTAAAGATAAAAAACAAATTATTTTAGTAAGTTTCTTTGTAATTTTTTATGTATTTATTTCTTATCTAAGTCTGAGATGGGATCGTTGGATTATTCCTTTATTGCCATTTGCTTGTTTATTAATCAGCTCCACCCTCTATCAATTGTATGAGTTATTTACAAAAATATCTAAACAAAGATTGGGATTATTGGTAATTGTCACTTTAATAATGTTAATTTTTACACATTTAATGTTTAGTACCTATAAAGAGATTAAAGAAATATCAGGTAAAGATACTAGAACAATAAGTAGAGAATGGATTTTAGATAATATTCCTTTAGGAAGTTCAATTTTAGTAGATGAGGGAACTCCACCCCTAGATATCAACTCATTTAAACTCTATGAGGTTTATAATCGTACTTTGACTCCAATTAAGGAAGAAAATTCCCGTCATATTTTTGTGGGAGTAGAAATCAATCCTATAGGTAAACTGGACAATATAGAAGCAATCAAGGAACAAAAGATAGAATATTTTATCTTAAGCTGGAAATATCTTGCTTATTTAAATGAAGCGGAAAGATATCCCGAAATAATAGCTAAATATACCAAAATGATTAATTCTGCTCAATTAATTTATACATTAGAAAGAAACCCACAGCAAAATATTACCTCAGGACCTACTATTAAAATTTATAAATTAGACACTCCCATATCTTAAGAATAGGTAATGTAGGGGCGCCCATGCTTGCGCCCTAGAGAAGAGGGAAGATGGGGAAGACTTAAGAATGTAGAATGATTATTGTTTTGTGCATTCTGAATTCTTGTATTCGTCTATTTCGAATCACACCTAACACCTATTTTTCTATAGTTTACTATAATAGATACAGCAGTACAAGCGCGCGTAGCGCTATAGACAGATAAATTTAGCAATAATACTTATTTGTTAAAAATGATTACATCTTTCTGGCAAAATTTGATTGAATCTATTGAAACCTTATCAATTGAGGATCAAGATTATTTATTTGATTTAATTCACCAAAGACGCATTGAAAAAAGACGCGCAGAAATTGCTAATAATGCTCAAGCTATCTTAACCGATTTACAACAGGGAAAAGCTAAAATTGGCACAGTGGAAGATTTCATTACAGATTTGTTAAAGGAAGATAATGAGATTAGTCTGGAATAATCAATTTAGACGAACTTTTAAAAAACTGATTAAGAAAAGTCCTGAACTGCAAAATAAAATTACCAGTGTTTTAAGGTTATTAGCTGAAGATCCATTCACTCCCTCTTTAAAGTCTCATAAATTAACAGGGAATTTAAGTAATTTGTGGTCTTGTTCTGTTACTTATGATTGTCGTATTATTTTTATCTTTTCTCAGGATGAAGATGCAGGGGAATCTTTAGTTATTCTAGTGGATATTGGCTCACATGATGAGGTTTACTAAATTTTGTTTAAAAGGTGATACTTGGTTAATCGCGATCAATTTTACTTGTAAGTTTACTGCGAAGTTTTGGGGTGAATTGTAGCCAAAGTTACAGTTTTTCCCCTGACTGATAATTCCTATAACTACTCTTGTTATACCTATTACGACAATTACTGAAGATCCCTATATATGTTAAAATAAGTAATAATTTTTCTCTACAAATATATATCTTATGAGTTATTCTCTAGTAGTAACTGATACTTTTTTGAATCAATTATTAGGACTTCCCCACTCTGTCACAAAATCAACACCTAGTAAAATGAAGCGTCTCCAAGAAAACCCACAATCAGTAGATGGAGATAGTAAAAAAATCAAAGGAAGAGATAATCTTTATAGAGTTAGAATCGGCGATTATCGCTTACTTTATAGTTTTGGTTCAAATTGGGTTAAATGTTTAGCCATCGGTCATCGTAGCAAAATCTATAAAAATCTTAATCTAGAAGTTCCTGAAGATGAGTTACAAGATATTAACACAGATGATGAGTTCATAACTTCTGCAACTGAAACACCAGGTTTAATCACTCAAGAACTCTTAAATAATTGTAGGATTCCCGAAGAATATCACCAGCAATTATTACAGTTAACCACAGACGACGAATTATTATCTTTAGATATTCCCGAAAAACTGATCTTAAGAATTCTAGACAATTTATATCCACCGCAAATAGAAAACCTAGAGAGACAACCAGAAAGACTAGTAGAAAAAATAGAGGATATAGAGAACTTTTTTGCAGGAAATATTACCGAATTTTTATTAAAATTAGACGAAGAACAAGAAAGAATTTGTAACTACAAAATCAATGAAGCAGTCTTAATGAAAGGTGGACCTGGAACAGGAAAAACCGTCTTAGCTATCTATAGAGTCAAAAAGTTTATCGAATTAGGACATGAAAAAATTCTGTTTACAGCCCATAGTAGTGCTTTAATTAACTATGCTCGTAAACTTTTAGCCCAACTATTAGGAGATGAAATTAACAAGGTAACAATTGAAACTGTAGATTCAGAAATAACCAGTTATTACTTAAGTCGATATAGTAAACAACCAATCCTTAGTCAACAGCAATCTTTAGAAGGTATCCAACAAGCATTAATATACGTGCGAGATAATCATAAGTTTACAGGAGTACAAAGATTTAATTGGTTGGCAGCTGCAGATAGACTAGAAAAAAAAGGATATGATTATCTATACAGAGAAATAAGCGAAGTTATAGAAGGTTGTGGGTTAATTAATGAACAAGATTATTTAGAGTTTAATTCAGCAACAATAGTTAAGCAAATAGATAAAAAATTTATGTGGGAAGTCTATCAATACTTTAAACAGTTATTATCTAGAGAAGGTTTAACTACGGAAGAAGAATTTAGAATAAAAGCCTTAGAATTAGCCCAAAAAGATAACAATATCAAGGAATATGACGGGATTATTATCGATGAAACCCAAGACTTATCACCAGTATCCTTGAAGTTTATTTTAAAAAGAGTCAGGGATAAAAAGAATGTTTTCATCACAGCAGACTCTTCCCAATCTATCTATAGAAGAGGCTTTAATTGGAGACAAGTACATCAAATCCTTAAAGGTCATATTCTGGATCTTAACTATAATTATCGCAACACAGGGGAAATAGTAACTGCCTATCGTAGTATTCTTTATCCCGAAGATAACTATCAACCATCCTTAAGAAAAGGGGAAATACCAACGGTTTACTTTTGTAAAAACGAAGAAGAAGAAGCCCAAAAAATTAAAACATTCTTTATTAATTCAGCCAAAACCTATAGAATGCCTTTAACTGGTGCTGCGTTGATTTGTCCTTCTATAAAGATCGCTCATCAATACGTAGATAGACTCAATCAAATAGAATTACCCGTTAAATACGTGGATGGAAGTGAAATAGACCTTAATTCTCCTTATATCAAAGTTATCACCATGGAAGCATCCAAGGGTTTAGAATTTGCTTTTGTCGCAGTAGCTGGTCTCAAAAAAGATGTATTTCCCTATACTAATCCCCAATTAAGTAGAGAAGAAGCAAAGATAAATCTAGCACAACAAAAAAGATTATTTTATGTGGCTTGTTCTAGAGCAATACAGAACTTAGCGGTATATACTAGTAATGAGACACCCTCTAAGCTAGCACAAGATTTGCGAGAGCCTTATTGGGTGAGAGATGGAGCATATCATATATGACTAATTCCCAGATACCAGATTTTAAGGTAATTTACCTACAAGAATTATTAAATAATACTGATAATGTTCGTTGGAATGATTTATCACAGAAAATAGTTAATCCTGATTCAGTAAAATTAATCATTAATTGTCAAGGAGTTAATCCTAGTCAGTTAAATTCTGACCAACTCTATAAGTTATTTTATTCACCCCAACAACAA comes from Gloeocapsa sp. DLM2.Bin57 and encodes:
- a CDS encoding phospholipid carrier-dependent glycosyltransferase is translated as MNYKFDKYLIVIILTLGFFLRLKGIDFALPFLYDEDESRRVNQAWQILVSRDPNPRWFGHPASTLIYLQTINQLLIFWIGKLLGFFANFSDFQDLYFHNPTIFYLTGRAWLIAIDTGTIFVTYLVGKELKNHYVGLIAALLIAVTPLQVKYAKIIRSDILVTFFLVLSFLFCLKILAKNTRNNYLLSGVFLGLAIVTKYPALMLTPSIIIAHLISNQSQWWQERHKLFLTAYSCLLTSFLASPFLFINMGITLSNIRHEARDGNLGANSEGFLSNLFWYWHHPLEYSVTIYGLVLIVIGLFFCGYFKDKKQIILVSFFVIFYVFISYLSLRWDRWIIPLLPFACLLISSTLYQLYELFTKISKQRLGLLVIVTLIMLIFTHLMFSTYKEIKEISGKDTRTISREWILDNIPLGSSILVDEGTPPLDINSFKLYEVYNRTLTPIKEENSRHIFVGVEINPIGKLDNIEAIKEQKIEYFILSWKYLAYLNEAERYPEIIAKYTKMINSAQLIYTLERNPQQNITSGPTIKIYKLDTPIS
- a CDS encoding type II toxin-antitoxin system mRNA interferase toxin, RelE/StbE family; this encodes MRLVWNNQFRRTFKKLIKKSPELQNKITSVLRLLAEDPFTPSLKSHKLTGNLSNLWSCSVTYDCRIIFIFSQDEDAGESLVILVDIGSHDEVY